One stretch of Verrucomicrobiota bacterium DNA includes these proteins:
- the rsmD gene encoding 16S rRNA (guanine(966)-N(2))-methyltransferase RsmD, whose product MRVVAGQLRGRKLKAPDGVTTRPTADRARQGLFAVLGEVSGLRVADLYAGTGALGIEALSRGAASTVFVESARAAVTVLRANLEQLGLDEHSAVLPLALERARHRLLALGPFDLVLCDPPWADMASATRSLQTLVDSGLLADSATLAVEHRREDSVTLSGTVGLWQLRHWGDTAFSFFAAGGR is encoded by the coding sequence ATGAGGGTCGTGGCGGGGCAGCTACGCGGTAGGAAACTCAAGGCGCCTGACGGCGTGACGACTCGGCCTACGGCCGACCGGGCACGACAGGGCCTCTTCGCCGTCCTGGGAGAGGTCAGTGGCCTCCGAGTCGCTGACTTGTACGCGGGCACGGGCGCTCTCGGAATCGAGGCCCTATCGAGAGGCGCGGCCTCCACCGTCTTCGTCGAATCGGCGCGCGCCGCGGTCACTGTCTTGCGCGCCAATCTCGAACAGCTCGGACTCGACGAGCACTCGGCGGTGCTGCCCTTGGCCCTCGAGCGCGCACGGCACCGACTGCTCGCGCTAGGGCCCTTCGACCTGGTGCTCTGCGACCCGCCGTGGGCGGACATGGCGTCGGCCACGAGGAGCCTCCAGACTCTCGTCGACTCCGGTTTGCTCGCAGACTCGGCTACCCTCGCCGTCGAACACCGCCGCGAGGACTCCGTTACTTTGTCCGGGACTGTCGGCCTGTGGCAACTGCGGCACTGGGGAGACACGGCGTTCTCGTTCTTCGCGGCAGGCGGCCGCTGA
- a CDS encoding aminotransferase class I/II-fold pyridoxal phosphate-dependent enzyme has product MGLRKVIVERGRQVLLRPSIVRWATSDRVMKATEGMLDASTRFKAAWSVLRNGYELPNIDPALDENIATERGAPRSARRPSNGNGNGAAAAVVGEGSEEMSTSLKERTSLAGIGGKDVFDKCYKFKAADNARKVGIYPYFRPLDLNDGPEAIIDGRRVVMFGSNNYLGLTTHPKVRAAAQAAIDRFGTSMTGSRLVNGSMKLHEEFEHKLAAWFGKECALVFTTGYQVNLATCSALLSNRMSVAVIDRNVHASLYDGVRLGQASGARLVRYRHADPGSLDRTLEKLNAGDGALVITDGVFSAEGEIAKLDQIVPIVKKHGARLFVDDAHALGVIGPGGRGTAHHFGLSEQVDLLGGTFSKSLASIGGWLVGERKVLDYIRHFAPSFMFAASAAPPSVAAAMAAFEVMQEEPYRIQQLHENFSYMREQLRGMGFELGHTETAVIPVYIREDLRTMMFWRDLLEDYGIYTNPFISPGVPPKSAMLRTSYMATHTREHLDRGLEAFRAVGKKYGVI; this is encoded by the coding sequence ATGGGCTTGAGAAAAGTGATTGTCGAGCGGGGGCGTCAAGTCCTGCTGCGACCATCGATCGTGCGATGGGCAACGAGCGACCGCGTCATGAAGGCAACCGAGGGTATGCTCGACGCAAGCACGCGCTTCAAAGCCGCTTGGAGCGTTCTGCGCAACGGCTACGAGCTACCGAATATCGACCCGGCTCTGGACGAGAATATCGCCACCGAGCGCGGTGCCCCCCGCTCGGCCCGGCGCCCGTCCAACGGCAACGGCAACGGTGCCGCCGCAGCGGTGGTCGGCGAAGGCTCCGAGGAGATGAGCACCTCGCTGAAGGAACGGACCAGCCTCGCCGGCATCGGAGGCAAGGACGTTTTCGACAAGTGCTACAAATTCAAGGCTGCCGACAACGCACGGAAGGTCGGGATCTATCCGTACTTCAGACCGTTGGACCTGAACGACGGGCCCGAGGCGATCATCGACGGCCGACGCGTCGTCATGTTCGGCTCGAACAACTACCTCGGCCTGACCACGCACCCGAAGGTCCGAGCGGCCGCCCAGGCGGCCATCGATCGCTTTGGGACGAGCATGACCGGATCACGACTGGTCAACGGCTCGATGAAGCTGCACGAAGAATTCGAGCACAAGCTCGCGGCGTGGTTCGGCAAAGAATGCGCGCTCGTCTTCACGACCGGTTATCAAGTCAATCTCGCTACGTGTTCGGCCCTGCTCAGCAACCGAATGAGCGTCGCGGTCATCGACCGAAACGTGCACGCCTCGCTCTACGATGGCGTGCGCCTGGGCCAGGCATCCGGGGCGCGGCTCGTCCGTTACCGACATGCGGATCCGGGGTCGCTCGATAGGACTCTGGAGAAACTGAACGCGGGCGACGGAGCTCTGGTCATCACCGACGGCGTCTTCAGCGCCGAGGGCGAGATTGCCAAGCTCGACCAGATCGTGCCCATCGTCAAGAAGCACGGGGCGAGGTTATTCGTGGACGATGCGCACGCCCTCGGCGTGATCGGACCGGGAGGGCGCGGGACGGCCCACCACTTCGGGCTGAGCGAGCAGGTCGACCTGCTCGGAGGCACTTTCTCGAAGTCCCTGGCTAGCATCGGCGGCTGGCTCGTCGGCGAACGCAAAGTGCTCGACTACATCCGCCACTTCGCGCCCTCCTTCATGTTCGCTGCGAGCGCTGCGCCTCCGAGCGTGGCGGCGGCCATGGCGGCGTTCGAGGTGATGCAGGAGGAGCCGTATCGCATCCAGCAGCTGCATGAGAACTTCTCGTACATGCGTGAACAGCTGCGCGGCATGGGCTTCGAGCTCGGCCACACCGAGACGGCCGTGATTCCCGTCTACATCCGAGAGGATCTGCGGACGATGATGTTCTGGCGTGACCTGCTCGAGGACTACGGCATCTACACCAATCCTTTCATCTCTCCCGGTGTGCCTCCGAAGAGCGCCATGCTTCGCACCAGCTACATGGCAACGCATACCCGTGAGCACCTCGATCGCGGGCTCGAGGCGTTCCGTGCAGTTGGCAAGAAGTACGGCGTCATATGA
- the fabG gene encoding 3-oxoacyl-[acyl-carrier-protein] reductase: protein MGLLDGKVAMVTGAAQGIGAAVAERLTSEGAALAALDINLQKAQETAERVRQAGGQAEAYQVDVSNTEAVKNVVAQVVSRFGRVDVLVNNAGVTRDGLLITMSEQDWDLVIAVNLKSIFNFTKAVSRQMMKQKSGAIINVSSVVGLMGNAGQINYAASKAGVIGATKSSAKELAARSIRVNAVAPGYIQTAMTDKLSEKARQALIDYIPAKQLGDPADVANAVLFLASDLSSYITGEVIRVDGGMAMG, encoded by the coding sequence ATGGGCCTTTTGGACGGGAAAGTCGCGATGGTCACGGGAGCCGCTCAAGGCATCGGCGCTGCGGTAGCGGAAAGGCTCACGAGCGAGGGCGCTGCGCTGGCCGCGCTCGACATCAATCTACAGAAGGCTCAGGAGACGGCGGAGCGCGTACGCCAGGCTGGTGGCCAGGCGGAGGCCTACCAGGTCGATGTTTCGAACACCGAAGCCGTGAAGAACGTCGTGGCGCAGGTGGTCAGCCGCTTTGGACGCGTCGATGTTCTGGTCAACAACGCAGGCGTGACGCGCGACGGCTTGTTGATAACCATGAGCGAGCAAGACTGGGATTTGGTGATCGCGGTCAACCTGAAGAGCATCTTCAACTTCACCAAAGCGGTCTCGCGTCAAATGATGAAGCAGAAGTCCGGGGCCATCATCAATGTTTCGAGCGTGGTGGGGCTGATGGGCAACGCCGGGCAGATCAACTATGCGGCGAGCAAGGCGGGTGTCATCGGCGCTACCAAGAGCAGCGCCAAGGAGCTCGCGGCGCGAAGCATTCGGGTGAATGCGGTCGCCCCCGGGTACATCCAAACCGCCATGACCGACAAGCTCTCGGAGAAGGCGCGACAAGCGCTTATCGACTACATCCCGGCCAAACAGCTTGGGGACCCCGCGGATGTCGCGAATGCCGTGCTGTTCCTTGCGAGCGACCTGTCCTCCTACATCACCGGGGAGGTCATCCGCGTGGACGGCGGAATGGCGATGGGATAG
- a CDS encoding phosphoribosylglycinamide formyltransferase, with product MATLELGVLVSGAGTNLQAMLDATSAGSLDARVRVVVSNKPSVVALERAKRSGVPTRVIPHDDYPSREAFEDALLLALREAGVEWIVLAGFMRVLTPKFVKGYQGRIINIHPALLPSFPGTHAQRQALLYGAKVAGCTVHLVDEGVDTGPIIAQRAVPVLEDDDEASLAARILRKEHELLVEVLGLIAADRMVVVPRDAGQRPRVIIKSP from the coding sequence ATGGCGACTCTTGAGCTAGGTGTGCTCGTATCGGGAGCTGGGACCAACCTTCAGGCCATGCTCGACGCCACGTCGGCAGGCTCCCTGGACGCGCGTGTGCGTGTGGTCGTCTCCAACAAGCCCAGCGTGGTTGCGTTAGAACGCGCCAAGCGCTCCGGCGTGCCCACGCGCGTCATCCCGCACGACGACTACCCGTCCCGTGAAGCGTTCGAAGACGCTCTGCTCCTCGCGCTGCGTGAAGCGGGCGTCGAGTGGATCGTCCTTGCCGGGTTCATGCGGGTTCTCACACCCAAGTTCGTCAAGGGCTATCAGGGCCGAATCATCAATATCCATCCCGCGCTGCTTCCCTCTTTTCCAGGGACGCACGCGCAACGACAGGCCCTACTGTACGGCGCGAAAGTAGCCGGTTGCACGGTACATCTGGTAGACGAAGGCGTGGATACCGGACCGATCATCGCCCAACGAGCCGTCCCGGTACTGGAAGACGACGACGAGGCTTCGCTCGCAGCGCGGATCCTGCGCAAGGAGCACGAGCTTCTGGTCGAAGTGCTCGGGCTCATCGCAGCCGATAGAATGGTCGTGGTACCGCGGGATGCGGGCCAACGTCCCCGCGTCATCATCAAGAGCCCATGA
- a CDS encoding phytoene dehydrogenase: protein MTTRHYDVVVLGRSLGALTAAALLARRDFRVLLLGQGQRPCNYHFEGHLLRRRTFTLLSGTSPAWRRVLHELAQTPRFRRRVEPLDPMFAFMSPGRRVHVPPDMELFVREVDREFPEVRQLVDELYASFAQVNAAADMAFERDCAWPPDSLLERIETGRLAATLPYVRSSSQNDLLGKFPVGHPYRSLVLWPAVFAAHMAVAPEQLPPFALARLHGAWTRGIQSLSGGEDELAHFLLERIEAHGGQCRLSGRATSVVVRRGAVAGVLQDGDEEMTSTSALITDLTGELLADLAGGEGITSRARRDWPRLTAAAGRFVVSLVVRRRLLPDPLPQEAFLVGASSHRPDPRRPTIHLQRIDATAGDGLGIRDAPPRPSTAARDEASLVAEALLPVRGALTLLEAREAVLATLREYLPFINDHLLVVDSPHDGLPLRDLSSGKAHDVDRIHLAESTPGAEPMQWLWKVDPPGWHDLAGEGFRGPIPGTYLVGPTVLPGLGQEGELLAAWSAARAITHRNRARQKIRRQMWTKIETG, encoded by the coding sequence ATGACGACCAGACACTACGATGTCGTTGTCCTAGGTCGCTCGCTGGGAGCCCTGACCGCCGCCGCCCTTCTGGCGCGCCGCGACTTCCGAGTGTTACTCCTCGGACAAGGGCAACGGCCATGCAACTATCACTTCGAGGGCCATCTGCTGCGCAGGCGAACGTTCACCCTGCTGTCAGGCACCTCGCCGGCATGGCGGCGCGTCTTGCACGAACTGGCACAAACTCCCAGGTTTCGGCGCAGGGTCGAACCGCTCGACCCGATGTTCGCCTTCATGAGCCCGGGGCGACGTGTACACGTGCCGCCGGACATGGAGCTCTTCGTCCGGGAGGTGGACCGCGAGTTCCCAGAAGTCCGGCAGCTGGTCGACGAGCTTTACGCAAGCTTCGCTCAGGTCAACGCGGCGGCAGACATGGCGTTCGAACGCGACTGCGCTTGGCCACCCGACTCCCTCCTGGAGCGCATCGAAACCGGGCGGCTGGCAGCGACACTGCCGTACGTTCGGTCCAGCTCACAGAACGACCTGCTCGGCAAGTTTCCTGTCGGGCATCCCTACCGTTCACTGGTCTTGTGGCCTGCCGTTTTTGCCGCTCACATGGCCGTCGCGCCCGAACAGCTTCCCCCGTTCGCACTGGCCAGGCTGCACGGCGCTTGGACCCGCGGCATTCAATCGCTGTCCGGTGGCGAGGACGAGCTCGCCCATTTCCTCCTGGAGCGAATCGAGGCGCATGGCGGACAATGCCGACTGAGCGGCCGCGCCACGTCGGTGGTCGTGCGCCGGGGCGCCGTAGCCGGCGTGCTGCAGGACGGCGATGAGGAGATGACGAGCACGTCTGCACTCATCACCGATCTTACGGGCGAGCTTCTGGCTGACCTGGCCGGAGGCGAAGGGATCACATCACGCGCGCGACGAGACTGGCCGCGCCTCACGGCCGCGGCAGGGCGTTTCGTCGTGAGCCTCGTGGTACGGCGTAGGCTGTTGCCCGATCCGTTGCCGCAGGAGGCCTTCTTGGTGGGAGCCTCCTCGCATCGACCCGATCCGCGCCGCCCGACAATCCACCTGCAACGCATCGATGCCACGGCGGGCGACGGCCTCGGCATCCGCGACGCACCGCCGCGCCCGTCGACGGCCGCCCGCGACGAGGCGTCGCTGGTTGCCGAAGCCCTGTTGCCCGTCCGCGGTGCGCTCACGTTGCTCGAGGCTCGAGAGGCGGTACTGGCGACACTGCGCGAGTATCTCCCGTTCATCAACGACCACTTGCTCGTCGTCGATAGCCCCCACGACGGTTTGCCGCTTCGAGATCTGTCGAGCGGAAAGGCCCACGACGTGGACCGCATTCATCTCGCGGAATCGACGCCCGGAGCGGAGCCGATGCAGTGGCTGTGGAAGGTGGACCCGCCTGGTTGGCACGATCTGGCCGGGGAAGGCTTCCGGGGTCCTATCCCGGGCACGTACCTAGTCGGGCCCACCGTCCTGCCGGGGCTTGGCCAAGAAGGCGAGTTGCTCGCCGCCTGGAGCGCTGCGCGGGCCATCACACATCGCAACCGGGCCCGGCAGAAGATCCGTCGGCAGATGTGGACCAAAATCGAAACGGGATGA
- a CDS encoding AgmX/PglI C-terminal domain-containing protein, with translation MLLLIGGMLVFKFSQREAPAAPVPVSSSSSTASVPASPPPPPPPPPPPSALDASADAAAVPAKTPQAKRAVGGCAGECDGRETAPLTSALRAKAGQARGCYERALRQNSMLEGKVNVQVRVGSEGQVCSASVTSDSVRDPAVTSCILQLFRSGRFPPPSHGCLDVNVPMSFVPKS, from the coding sequence ATGCTCCTGCTGATCGGGGGCATGCTCGTGTTCAAGTTCAGTCAACGCGAAGCGCCTGCGGCACCCGTGCCGGTCAGTTCGTCGTCGTCGACTGCGTCCGTGCCGGCAAGCCCACCACCACCGCCGCCTCCGCCGCCTCCACCGTCGGCGTTGGACGCGTCCGCCGATGCTGCTGCGGTGCCGGCAAAGACGCCCCAGGCGAAGCGCGCGGTCGGCGGATGTGCCGGTGAGTGCGATGGCCGAGAGACGGCGCCGTTGACTTCGGCTCTGCGGGCGAAGGCCGGCCAGGCTCGCGGCTGCTATGAACGCGCGCTTCGACAGAACTCCATGCTCGAGGGCAAGGTGAACGTTCAGGTGCGGGTCGGCAGTGAGGGGCAAGTCTGCAGCGCCAGTGTGACGTCGGACTCGGTGAGGGATCCCGCAGTCACATCGTGCATCTTGCAGCTCTTCCGAAGCGGTCGCTTTCCCCCGCCGAGCCATGGGTGCCTGGACGTCAACGTCCCGATGAGTTTCGTACCGAAATCCTAG
- the truA gene encoding tRNA pseudouridine(38-40) synthase TruA, producing the protein MTVAYDGQDFHGLARQPGLRTVAGALDAAVRTVDPNASPVRALSRTDAGVHARAQAVAFDTRRSIPSRGWVLALTRHLPKSIGVVRAATVAAGFDPRDHVATKTYSYLLFLSPVRDPLLVGRAWRIGEPLDLELMRAELGAVLGTHDFAAFRNAADGRLDTRCRIARTALRTYPRDERCLEVVLEGDRFLYRMVRIVVGTLIDVGRGWLAPSAMKNALAGGSRATLGVTAPPDGLYLENTTLTDSGQDPWPEPTRVDAGATLA; encoded by the coding sequence TTGACTGTCGCGTACGACGGACAGGACTTCCACGGGCTCGCGCGTCAGCCGGGCCTCAGGACCGTCGCCGGCGCGCTCGATGCCGCCGTGCGCACCGTCGATCCCAACGCGAGTCCGGTGCGCGCACTCAGTCGAACGGACGCAGGCGTGCACGCACGAGCGCAAGCGGTGGCTTTCGATACTCGACGCTCGATCCCGAGCAGGGGCTGGGTTCTGGCGCTCACGCGGCACCTGCCGAAATCGATCGGGGTGGTACGTGCCGCCACGGTCGCGGCAGGCTTCGACCCGCGCGATCACGTGGCGACCAAGACGTACTCGTACCTGCTCTTTCTGAGCCCGGTTCGTGATCCGCTGCTCGTCGGCCGCGCGTGGCGAATCGGCGAGCCGCTCGACCTTGAGCTCATGCGCGCCGAACTCGGCGCCGTGCTCGGCACGCATGACTTCGCCGCGTTCCGCAATGCCGCGGATGGACGACTGGATACCCGATGCCGCATTGCGCGAACGGCACTTCGCACATACCCTCGCGACGAACGGTGCCTGGAAGTCGTGCTCGAAGGCGACCGGTTTCTGTATCGCATGGTGCGAATCGTCGTAGGCACTCTCATCGATGTGGGGCGCGGTTGGCTGGCGCCAAGTGCCATGAAAAACGCCTTGGCCGGTGGGTCGCGCGCGACGTTGGGCGTGACAGCTCCGCCCGACGGTCTCTACCTGGAGAACACCACGCTGACGGACTCTGGACAGGACCCGTGGCCGGAGCCGACCCGCGTTGACGCTGGTGCTACCCTCGCCTAG